The Nothobranchius furzeri strain GRZ-AD chromosome 6, NfurGRZ-RIMD1, whole genome shotgun sequence genome includes a region encoding these proteins:
- the dbh gene encoding dopamine beta-hydroxylase isoform X3: MRIFKKDLRLQDITILYFTALAALTVILVASYQAPSNAVGVSGLKPSPSSPLPPLPMPFRVPLDPRGELQLAWNVSFAQQEVYMQLRVAELKHGVVLGMSDRGELTNADLVVLWDTGSRSYFGDAWSDGKGRISLDRQQDYELIEAKQKADGFYLTFKRPFSTCDPRDYLIQEGTVHVIYGLLDRPLSSLEELDLSKIQTGVQRVLMLRPDTPSPTLPPDVQTLDVLAPNVIIPTQETTYWCFIHQLPENIPKNHIIMVTRPGIDVNAAYMDKKSITCWFFLCFCQYESVITPGNEAIVHHIEVFECSPEMRDVPRYSGSCDDKMKPKKLNSCRHVLAAWAMGAEAFYYPPDAGLAMGGPGSSRFLRLEVHYHNPLLISGRRDSSGIRLHYTPSLRRYDAGIMELGLVYTPIMAIPPKQPIFYLTGYCTSKCTQAALPPGGIYIFASQLHTHLAGRGVRTVLVREGVELEVVQDDQHFSAEYQPIRVLRKMVNALQGDVLITKCTYNTEDRSKPTVVRQ; the protein is encoded by the exons ATGAGGATCTTTAAGAAAGACCTCCGCCTTCAGGACATCACCATCTTGTATTTCACTGCCCTGGCCGCTCTGACGGTCATCTTGGTGGCTTCATATCAGGCTCCATCCAATGCTGTCGGCGTGTCCGGCCTCAAACCGAGCCCCTCCAGCCCCTTGCCACCTCTCCCCATGCCTTTCCGTGTTCCCCTTGACCCCCGCGGGGAGCTCCAGCTGGCCTGGAATGTCAGCTTTGCCCAGCAGGAGGTTTACATGCAGCTGAGAGTTGCGGAGCTCAAACATGGCGTGGTCCTGGGGATGTCTGACCGTGGAGAACTGACTAATGCTGATCTGGTTGTGCTGTGGGATACTGGATCAAGGAGCTACTTTGGG GATGCGTGGAGCGATGGAAAAGGCCGCATATCGCTGGACCGCCAACAAGACTATGAGCTGATTGAAGCCAAACAGAAAGCTGATGGATTTTACCTGACCTTCAAAAGACCGTTTAGTACCTGTGATCCCAGAGACTACCTCATCCAG GAGGGAACTGTGCACGTCATCTACGGGTTGTTGGACCGACCTCTCTCCTCTCTGGAAGAACTAGATCTCTCCAAGATCCAAACAGGAGTACAGAGAGTGCTGATGCTCCGTCCTGACACGCCGTCGCCCACGCTACCTCCAGATGTGCAGACGTTAGATGTCTTGGCGCCAAATGTCATCATACCAACACAAGAAACCACCTACTGGTGCTTCATCCACCAGCTGCCTGAAAACATCCCCAAGAACCACATCATCATGGTAACAAGACCAGGTATTGATGTTAACGCAGCTTACATGGATAAAAAGAGCATAACCTGTTGGTTTTTTCTCTGTTTCTGCCAGTATGAGTCTGTAATAACTCCAGGTAATGAGGCCATCGTGCACCACATCGAGGTGTTTGAATGTTCACCAGAAATGCGAGACGTGCCGCGGTACAGCGGCTCCTGTGATGACAAGATGAAGCCGAAAAAGCTCAACTCCTGCCGCCATGTGCTGGCTGCATGGGCTATGGGGGCTGAG gcTTTTTACTATCCCCCTGATGCAGGACTGGCGATGGGCGGACCTGGTTCTTCAAGGTTTCTTCGTCTTGAAGTCCATTACCACAACCCTCTCCTCATATCTG gccggcGTGATTCATCTGGAATTCGGCTGCATTACACCCCCAGCCTGAGGCGATATGACGCAGGAATCATGGAGCTGGGCCTCGTTTACACCCCCATCATGGCCATCCCTCCAAAACAACCCATCTTCTACCTCACTGGGTACTGCACATCCAAGTGCACCCAGGCC GCGTTGCCTCCAGGGGGGATCTATATATTTGCGTCCCAGCTGCACACACACCTGGCAGGCCGTGGAGTGAGGACAGTCCTGGTGAGAGAGGGGGTTGAGCTGGAGGTGGTGCAGGATGACCAGCACTTCAGTGCAGAATATCAG CCAATCAGAGTTCTAAGGAAAATGGTGAATGCTTTACAA GGTGACGTCCTTATCACCAAGTGTACTTATAACACCGAGGACAGGAGCAAGCCAACAGTGGTGAGACAATA G
- the dbh gene encoding dopamine beta-hydroxylase isoform X2 — MRIFKKDLRLQDITILYFTALAALTVILVASYQAPSNAVGVSGLKPSPSSPLPPLPMPFRVPLDPRGELQLAWNVSFAQQEVYMQLRVAELKHGVVLGMSDRGELTNADLVVLWDTGSRSYFGDAWSDGKGRISLDRQQDYELIEAKQKADGFYLTFKRPFSTCDPRDYLIQEGTVHVIYGLLDRPLSSLEELDLSKIQTGVQRVLMLRPDTPSPTLPPDVQTLDVLAPNVIIPTQETTYWCFIHQLPENIPKNHIIMYESVITPGNEAIVHHIEVFECSPEMRDVPRYSGSCDDKMKPKKLNSCRHVLAAWAMGAEAFYYPPDAGLAMGGPGSSRFLRLEVHYHNPLLISGRRDSSGIRLHYTPSLRRYDAGIMELGLVYTPIMAIPPKQPIFYLTGYCTSKCTQAALPPGGIYIFASQLHTHLAGRGVRTVLVREGVELEVVQDDQHFSAEYQPIRVLRKMVNALQGDVLITKCTYNTEDRSKPTVGGFGIMEEMCVNYIHYYPRTQLELCKSHVDPGFLQKYFNFINRFNGNDQCVCGEVGVTEQFSQLHWDGFTVEVLDSLYNTAPISMHCNQSIARLFPGEWEKQPVPEVTSTLAKPRFPCEGGATPAS; from the exons ATGAGGATCTTTAAGAAAGACCTCCGCCTTCAGGACATCACCATCTTGTATTTCACTGCCCTGGCCGCTCTGACGGTCATCTTGGTGGCTTCATATCAGGCTCCATCCAATGCTGTCGGCGTGTCCGGCCTCAAACCGAGCCCCTCCAGCCCCTTGCCACCTCTCCCCATGCCTTTCCGTGTTCCCCTTGACCCCCGCGGGGAGCTCCAGCTGGCCTGGAATGTCAGCTTTGCCCAGCAGGAGGTTTACATGCAGCTGAGAGTTGCGGAGCTCAAACATGGCGTGGTCCTGGGGATGTCTGACCGTGGAGAACTGACTAATGCTGATCTGGTTGTGCTGTGGGATACTGGATCAAGGAGCTACTTTGGG GATGCGTGGAGCGATGGAAAAGGCCGCATATCGCTGGACCGCCAACAAGACTATGAGCTGATTGAAGCCAAACAGAAAGCTGATGGATTTTACCTGACCTTCAAAAGACCGTTTAGTACCTGTGATCCCAGAGACTACCTCATCCAG GAGGGAACTGTGCACGTCATCTACGGGTTGTTGGACCGACCTCTCTCCTCTCTGGAAGAACTAGATCTCTCCAAGATCCAAACAGGAGTACAGAGAGTGCTGATGCTCCGTCCTGACACGCCGTCGCCCACGCTACCTCCAGATGTGCAGACGTTAGATGTCTTGGCGCCAAATGTCATCATACCAACACAAGAAACCACCTACTGGTGCTTCATCCACCAGCTGCCTGAAAACATCCCCAAGAACCACATCATCATG TATGAGTCTGTAATAACTCCAGGTAATGAGGCCATCGTGCACCACATCGAGGTGTTTGAATGTTCACCAGAAATGCGAGACGTGCCGCGGTACAGCGGCTCCTGTGATGACAAGATGAAGCCGAAAAAGCTCAACTCCTGCCGCCATGTGCTGGCTGCATGGGCTATGGGGGCTGAG gcTTTTTACTATCCCCCTGATGCAGGACTGGCGATGGGCGGACCTGGTTCTTCAAGGTTTCTTCGTCTTGAAGTCCATTACCACAACCCTCTCCTCATATCTG gccggcGTGATTCATCTGGAATTCGGCTGCATTACACCCCCAGCCTGAGGCGATATGACGCAGGAATCATGGAGCTGGGCCTCGTTTACACCCCCATCATGGCCATCCCTCCAAAACAACCCATCTTCTACCTCACTGGGTACTGCACATCCAAGTGCACCCAGGCC GCGTTGCCTCCAGGGGGGATCTATATATTTGCGTCCCAGCTGCACACACACCTGGCAGGCCGTGGAGTGAGGACAGTCCTGGTGAGAGAGGGGGTTGAGCTGGAGGTGGTGCAGGATGACCAGCACTTCAGTGCAGAATATCAG CCAATCAGAGTTCTAAGGAAAATGGTGAATGCTTTACAA GGTGACGTCCTTATCACCAAGTGTACTTATAACACCGAGGACAGGAGCAAGCCAACAGTG GGAGGTTTCGGCATTATGGAGGAGATGTGTGTTAACTACATTCACTATTACCCTCGGACTCAGCTGGAGCTCTGCAAGAGCCACGTTGACCCCGGATTCCTGCAGAAATACTTCAACTTCATCAACAG GTTCAATGGGAacgatcagtgtgtgtgtggggaagtCGGTGTGACTGAGCAGTTCTCTCAGCTCCACTGGGATGGATTTACTGTAGAAGTGCTGGATTCTCTTTACAATACAGCTCCCATCTCCATGCACTGCAACCAGTCGATCGCTCGCCTCTTCCCA
- the dbh gene encoding dopamine beta-hydroxylase isoform X1, with protein sequence MRIFKKDLRLQDITILYFTALAALTVILVASYQAPSNAVGVSGLKPSPSSPLPPLPMPFRVPLDPRGELQLAWNVSFAQQEVYMQLRVAELKHGVVLGMSDRGELTNADLVVLWDTGSRSYFGDAWSDGKGRISLDRQQDYELIEAKQKADGFYLTFKRPFSTCDPRDYLIQEGTVHVIYGLLDRPLSSLEELDLSKIQTGVQRVLMLRPDTPSPTLPPDVQTLDVLAPNVIIPTQETTYWCFIHQLPENIPKNHIIMVTRPGIDVNAAYMDKKSITCWFFLCFCQYESVITPGNEAIVHHIEVFECSPEMRDVPRYSGSCDDKMKPKKLNSCRHVLAAWAMGAEAFYYPPDAGLAMGGPGSSRFLRLEVHYHNPLLISGRRDSSGIRLHYTPSLRRYDAGIMELGLVYTPIMAIPPKQPIFYLTGYCTSKCTQAALPPGGIYIFASQLHTHLAGRGVRTVLVREGVELEVVQDDQHFSAEYQPIRVLRKMVNALQGDVLITKCTYNTEDRSKPTVGGFGIMEEMCVNYIHYYPRTQLELCKSHVDPGFLQKYFNFINRFNGNDQCVCGEVGVTEQFSQLHWDGFTVEVLDSLYNTAPISMHCNQSIARLFPGEWEKQPVPEVTSTLAKPRFPCEGGATPAS encoded by the exons ATGAGGATCTTTAAGAAAGACCTCCGCCTTCAGGACATCACCATCTTGTATTTCACTGCCCTGGCCGCTCTGACGGTCATCTTGGTGGCTTCATATCAGGCTCCATCCAATGCTGTCGGCGTGTCCGGCCTCAAACCGAGCCCCTCCAGCCCCTTGCCACCTCTCCCCATGCCTTTCCGTGTTCCCCTTGACCCCCGCGGGGAGCTCCAGCTGGCCTGGAATGTCAGCTTTGCCCAGCAGGAGGTTTACATGCAGCTGAGAGTTGCGGAGCTCAAACATGGCGTGGTCCTGGGGATGTCTGACCGTGGAGAACTGACTAATGCTGATCTGGTTGTGCTGTGGGATACTGGATCAAGGAGCTACTTTGGG GATGCGTGGAGCGATGGAAAAGGCCGCATATCGCTGGACCGCCAACAAGACTATGAGCTGATTGAAGCCAAACAGAAAGCTGATGGATTTTACCTGACCTTCAAAAGACCGTTTAGTACCTGTGATCCCAGAGACTACCTCATCCAG GAGGGAACTGTGCACGTCATCTACGGGTTGTTGGACCGACCTCTCTCCTCTCTGGAAGAACTAGATCTCTCCAAGATCCAAACAGGAGTACAGAGAGTGCTGATGCTCCGTCCTGACACGCCGTCGCCCACGCTACCTCCAGATGTGCAGACGTTAGATGTCTTGGCGCCAAATGTCATCATACCAACACAAGAAACCACCTACTGGTGCTTCATCCACCAGCTGCCTGAAAACATCCCCAAGAACCACATCATCATGGTAACAAGACCAGGTATTGATGTTAACGCAGCTTACATGGATAAAAAGAGCATAACCTGTTGGTTTTTTCTCTGTTTCTGCCAGTATGAGTCTGTAATAACTCCAGGTAATGAGGCCATCGTGCACCACATCGAGGTGTTTGAATGTTCACCAGAAATGCGAGACGTGCCGCGGTACAGCGGCTCCTGTGATGACAAGATGAAGCCGAAAAAGCTCAACTCCTGCCGCCATGTGCTGGCTGCATGGGCTATGGGGGCTGAG gcTTTTTACTATCCCCCTGATGCAGGACTGGCGATGGGCGGACCTGGTTCTTCAAGGTTTCTTCGTCTTGAAGTCCATTACCACAACCCTCTCCTCATATCTG gccggcGTGATTCATCTGGAATTCGGCTGCATTACACCCCCAGCCTGAGGCGATATGACGCAGGAATCATGGAGCTGGGCCTCGTTTACACCCCCATCATGGCCATCCCTCCAAAACAACCCATCTTCTACCTCACTGGGTACTGCACATCCAAGTGCACCCAGGCC GCGTTGCCTCCAGGGGGGATCTATATATTTGCGTCCCAGCTGCACACACACCTGGCAGGCCGTGGAGTGAGGACAGTCCTGGTGAGAGAGGGGGTTGAGCTGGAGGTGGTGCAGGATGACCAGCACTTCAGTGCAGAATATCAG CCAATCAGAGTTCTAAGGAAAATGGTGAATGCTTTACAA GGTGACGTCCTTATCACCAAGTGTACTTATAACACCGAGGACAGGAGCAAGCCAACAGTG GGAGGTTTCGGCATTATGGAGGAGATGTGTGTTAACTACATTCACTATTACCCTCGGACTCAGCTGGAGCTCTGCAAGAGCCACGTTGACCCCGGATTCCTGCAGAAATACTTCAACTTCATCAACAG GTTCAATGGGAacgatcagtgtgtgtgtggggaagtCGGTGTGACTGAGCAGTTCTCTCAGCTCCACTGGGATGGATTTACTGTAGAAGTGCTGGATTCTCTTTACAATACAGCTCCCATCTCCATGCACTGCAACCAGTCGATCGCTCGCCTCTTCCCA